Proteins from one Porites lutea chromosome 3, jaPorLute2.1, whole genome shotgun sequence genomic window:
- the LOC140932388 gene encoding uncharacterized protein → MTDDSGTTSSTASSSQASPTATFVPLLDVASLPPFNPKEDPNTLAVRWKLWKRSFNLYLVAKGITKDEQKTALLLHTGGLNFQELYYTLLTGTEIKPFAESMALLDNYFAPQLNVPFERHQFRQMEQASGESVDQFVCRLRQKAILCEFENVDEAIRDQLIERCRDPRLRRKFLEKTNATLKDLQDLARVQEAVNMQVKAMDQSSGQVNAVSGKPHSKGKGKGTAQSRNRGNKSGKPSGGSQETKVRGCFRCNYTDHMARDPNCPARSKKCNACGEIGHFAVCCKTKERKRLTTDDEGRNNTRGRAYQLSEDSATGQQDYYVFTVGVSQPISGSEVDLKVGGVTLPGVLIDSGASCNVIDQATWEVLKKKSVQCESKKSSKKLFAYGQKDPIEVIGTFVSEIVCEISGNSCVDEFTVVKGPGRSLLGKNTAEKLGVLRVGPDVCSLTVEGSDTDIREKYREVFTGFGKLKDFQLKLHVRDDVTPVAQPVRRLPFGLRAKVDEKLDELLAKDIIEEVSHNPTEWVSPLVVVPKTDGEIRICVDMRRANSAIERERHPIPTIEEVLYDLNGSTVFSKLDLKWGFHQVELDEKSREITTFVTHRGLYRYKRLMFGVTSAPEKYQKIVADVLHGCEGVANLADDLIVHGCGIKEHDRNLHAVLTRLKEKGLTLNGDKCQFRLPKLTFFGHDLSRQGVAPSEEKVAAILNASPPQDASQVRSFVQLVQYSAKFLPNFAQEAEPLRSLLRKNEPFIWGEAQERSFQKLKQLVAQATTLAYFRGDCNTRIIADAGPQGLGAVLTQLQDGEWRAISYASRNLTEVERRYSQTEKEALALVWACERFNIYVYGRKFELETDHKPLECIFGRLSKPSARIERWVLRLQGYDYRVVYRPGKANIADSLSRLNQCNPKDTSGEEFDFDKAVAEESLPVALTAKQVELVSDSDPEIASLRQYILSGDWSQCFTGRSLASCPRGTSGHRKNEGTFKDKGLVAKD, encoded by the exons ATGACGGACGACAGTGGAACCACTTCGAGTACAGCTTCAAGTTCACAAGCTTCGCCAACCGCGACGTTTGTTCCTCTACTTGATGTGGCCAGCCTTCCTCCCTTCAATCCAAAGGAAGATCCGAACACCCTTGCAGTTCGCTGGAAGTTGTGGAAACGCTCGTTCAATCTGTATTTGGTGGCAAAAGGGATTACGAAAGATGAACAGAAAACCGCATTGCTGTTGCATACTGGAGGGTTGAATTTTCAGGAGCTTTATTACACGTTATTGACCGGTACGGAAATCAAGCCGTTCGCTGAGAGTATGGCGTTGTTGGATAACTATTTTGCACCGCAGTTGAACGTTCCATTCGAAAGACATCAGTTTAGGCAAATGGAGCAGGCGTCAGGAGAGTCGGTGGATCAGTTTGTTTGTCGGTTGAGGCAGAAAGCGATCCTCTGCGAGTTTGAAAATGTAGATGAGGCAATAAGGGATCAGCTTATTGAGAGATGCAGGGACCCCAGACTTCGCCGTAAGTTCCTGGAGAAAACAAATGCTACTCTGAAGGATTTACAAGATTTGGCTCGTGTGCAAGAAGCAGTGAACATGCAGGTCAAGGCTATGGATCAGTCATCCGGTCAGGTGAATGCTGTTTCCGGCAAACCTCAcagcaaaggaaaaggaaaagggacAGCGCAGAGTAGAAACAGAGGAAATAAGTCTGGTAAACCGTCGGGTGGTTCTCAGGAGACAAAAGTAAGAGGCTGTTTTCGCTGTAATTACACTGACCATATGGCACGTGACCCGAATTGTCCTGCCCGTAGCAAGAAATGTAATGCATGTGGCGAGATTGGACATTTTGCAGTCTGTTGCAAAACAAAGGAACGCAAACGTCTTACAACGGATGACGAGGGAAGGAATAATACACGGGGTAGAGCCTATCAACTATCAGAGGATTCAGCCACTGGACAACAAGATTATTATGTTTTTACAGTTGGAGTCAGTCAGCCTATAAGTGGTAGTGAAGTTGATTTGAAGGTTGGAGGAGTGACGTTACCAGGGGTGCTTATTGATTCTGGAGCGTCGTGCAATGTGATTGATCAAGCAACCTGGGAagttttgaagaagaagagTGTTCAGTGTGAGTCcaagaaatcaagcaaaaagttGTTTGCTTATGGACAGAAAGATCCTATTGAGGTGATTGGGACATTTGTGTCTGAGATTGTGTGCGAGATCAGTGGCAACAGTTGTGTGGACGAATTCACAGTGGTTAAAGGTCCAGGAAGATCTCTACTGGGAAAGAACACTGCAGAGAAGTTGGGCGTGTTAAGGGTCGGTCCAGATGTGTGTTCATTAACCGTTGAAGGAAGTGATACGGACATCCGTGAGAAGTATAGAGAGGTTTTTACCGGGTTTGGAAAGCTGAAGGATTTTCAGCTGAAATTACATGTAAGAGACGATGTCACGCCGGTTGCACAACCCGTACGGAGACTGCCATTTGGGTTAAGAGCCAAGGTTGACGAGAAGTTGGATGAGTTGTTAGCCAAAGACATCATCGAGGAGGTGTCACACAACCCAACTGAGTGGGTGTCGCCGTTGGTTGTTGTCCCGAAGACAGACGGTGAAATTCGGATTTGCGTGGACATGCGCAGGGCGAATTCAGCAATAGAGAGGGAAAGACACCCAATCCCTACAATTGAGGAAGTATTGTACGACCTTAATGGCTCAACTGTCTTCTCAAAGCTCGATCTCAAGTGGGGCTTCCACCAGGTGGAATTGGATGAAAAATCGCGCGAGATCACGACGTTTGTTACACACCGTGGTTTGTACAGGTACAAACGTTTGATGTTCGGGGTAACATCGGCGCCTGAAAAGTACCAGAAAATTGTGGCGGATGTTTTGCATGGTTGCGAGGGAGTGGCTAATTTGGCAGATGATTTGATTGTGCATGGTTGTGGCATAAAGGAACACGACAGGAATTTGCATGCTGTACTGACCCGATTGAAAGAGAAAGGACTAACCTTGAATGGGGACAAATGCCAGTTTCGTCTTCCCAAGCTTACATTCTTCGGTCATGATCTGAGCAGGCAAGGTGTTGCGCCCAGTGAAGAGAAAGTAGCTGCCATCTTGAACGCAAGCCCTCCACAAGATGCTTCACAGGTCAGATCATTTGTTCAGCTTGTACAGTATTCTGCAAAGTTTCTTCCCAACTTCGCGCAAGAAGCAGAACCACTCAGGAGTCTCCTGAGGAAGAATGAGCCTTTCATCTGGGGTGAAGCACAGGAAAGGTCATTCCAGAAGTTGAAACAGCTAGTTGCACAGGCCACTACGCTTGCATATTTCAGAGGAGACTGTAACACACGTATTATTGCCGATGCAGGTCCACAGGGTTTAGGTGCAGTGCTGACTCAACTTCAAGATGGCGAGTGGCGAGCAATCTCGTACGCGTCCAGAAACCTCACTGAAGTGGAGCGGAGATACAGCCAGACCGAGAAAGAGGCCCTTGCCCTAGTATGGGCTTGTGAGAGGTTCAACATTTATGTGTACGGGCGCAAATTTGAACTTGAAACTGATCACAAGCCACTCGAGTGTATTTTTGGCAGGCTTTCAAAACCATCAGCACGTATCGAACGTTGGGTTTTGAGGTTGCAGGGGTATGACTACCGAGTTGTTTATCGGCCTGGCAAAGCGAATATCGCAGACTCTCTCTCAAGACTCAATCAATGTAACCCTAAAGACACAAGTGGGGAGGAATTTGACTTTGACAAGGCAGTCGCTGAGGAAAGCTTACCTGTTGCCCTGACAGCGAAACAAGTCGAACTGGTTTCTGATAGTGACCCAGAAATTGCTAGCCTGAGACAGTACATTTTAAGTGGGGACTGGTCTCAAT GCTTTACGGGGAGAAGTCTTGCGTCTTGCCCACGAGGGACATCAGGGCATCGTAAAAATGAAGGCACGTTTAAGGACAAAGGTTTGGTGGCCAAAGATTGA